One window of Xanthomonas sp. 10-10 genomic DNA carries:
- the tssK gene encoding type VI secretion system baseplate subunit TssK, whose translation MHNNKVVWSEGLFLRPQHLQQQERYLERYVDLRAARLRPYAWGLSELEWETDLLAVGKLGLRRARGVFADGTPFAMPGDDPLPVALEVDPNCRDQIVYLTLPLRVPAQPELGRPESPVDQLFRYRVRETESGDASGSTSEAVLMEVGGLSTRLLPQSQPLDGLDRIAVARIIESRSDRQVILDPHFIPSAMVCQAASRLTTFLTELLGLLHQRGEALAARVTLTDRGGAADIADFLLLQVINRWQPQIAHWAAALLAHPEELFRALVGLAGELSTFTAPGKRPPAWPAYRHEAQQDSFEPVIGALRSSLSAVLEQTATPLPMQARKFGVWVAMVPDPGLLDSAAFVLAAKADMPSEELRRQLPAHAKIGPVEQIRDLVNLQLPGIVATPMAVAPRQIPYHAGYLYFEFDKSAALWRTLKTSGGIAFHFGSEFAGLDLQLWAIRS comes from the coding sequence ATGCACAACAACAAGGTCGTGTGGAGCGAAGGGCTGTTTCTGCGCCCGCAGCATCTGCAGCAGCAGGAACGCTACCTGGAGCGCTATGTGGATCTGCGTGCGGCGCGGCTGCGGCCGTACGCCTGGGGCCTGAGCGAGCTGGAATGGGAGACCGATCTGCTGGCGGTGGGCAAGCTGGGGTTGCGGCGTGCGCGTGGCGTGTTTGCCGACGGCACGCCGTTCGCGATGCCGGGCGACGATCCGCTACCGGTGGCGCTGGAGGTGGACCCCAACTGCCGCGATCAGATCGTGTATCTCACGCTGCCCTTGCGGGTACCGGCGCAGCCGGAACTGGGGCGTCCGGAATCGCCGGTCGATCAGTTGTTCCGCTACCGCGTGCGTGAGACCGAAAGCGGCGATGCGTCGGGCAGCACCAGCGAGGCGGTGCTGATGGAAGTCGGTGGGCTGAGCACGCGGCTGCTGCCGCAATCGCAGCCACTGGACGGCTTGGACCGTATCGCGGTGGCGCGCATCATCGAATCGCGCTCGGACCGTCAGGTGATCCTCGACCCGCACTTCATTCCCAGTGCGATGGTCTGCCAGGCCGCCTCACGGTTGACCACGTTCCTGACCGAACTGCTTGGCTTGTTGCATCAGCGCGGCGAGGCGCTGGCGGCGCGGGTGACGCTGACCGACCGCGGCGGCGCTGCCGACATCGCCGATTTCCTGCTGTTGCAGGTGATCAACCGCTGGCAACCGCAGATTGCGCACTGGGCCGCCGCACTGTTGGCGCATCCTGAAGAGCTGTTCCGTGCCCTGGTGGGGCTGGCCGGCGAGCTCAGCACCTTTACCGCGCCAGGCAAGCGCCCGCCGGCATGGCCGGCCTATCGGCACGAGGCGCAGCAGGACAGCTTCGAACCGGTGATCGGCGCCTTGCGCTCCAGCCTGAGCGCGGTGCTCGAACAGACCGCCACCCCGTTGCCGATGCAGGCACGCAAGTTCGGCGTGTGGGTGGCGATGGTGCCCGACCCGGGCTTGCTGGACAGCGCCGCGTTCGTCCTCGCCGCAAAGGCCGACATGCCCAGCGAGGAATTGCGCCGGCAGCTGCCCGCGCACGCCAAGATCGGGCCCGTGGAGCAGATCCGCGATCTGGTCAATCTGCAGTTGCCCGGCATCGTGGCAACGCCGATGGCGGTGGCGCCGCGGCAGATTCCGTACCACGCCGGTTACCTGTACTTCGAGTTCGACAAGAGCGCCGCATTGTGGCGAACCTTGAAGACCTCCGGCGGCATCGCATTCCACTTCGGCAGTGAATTCGCCGGGCTGGACCTGCAGCTGTGGGCGATCCGGAGTTGA
- the tssI gene encoding type VI secretion system tip protein TssI/VgrG has protein sequence MPRTITLHSDLGERLLLHRMQASEALGQLFEFRIDALCTDAQPNLRALLATPVAVELADDNGTQRWYHGIVATCAQAGFTVIDALSYTVLELHVVPRPWLLTQRRDCRIYQDLSVPEIVTSVLGESGYSDIQQQLSAQYPKRVYCVQYREDDFSFISRLLEQEGIYYYFTHARNAHTLVLCDALGAHAVRNGVDTLPYVPPEMQQRRILRSVVSQWRSARALHPTRHALADYDPQQPRASLAAEADASGDELHQVDALNAFDYPGPHALQADGSRYAQVRTEALNVQRASHHATTNACGLMVGALFTLRGHPCAPVNQQYLVLSAQTTLAAPEHGDEAPFSSTVQVMESRLPFRSLRRTPTPSIAGLQTAVVTGDTDEDIVVDAHGRVQVTFHWATSARPHGAPSCWVRVASMWAGKGWGAMSLPRVGQEVVVSFLEGDPDRPLIVGSVYNADHAVPFALPDNKTQSGMRSRSLLGGSADFNELRFDDKAGHEEVYLRAQRDLREEVLNDHTATVTNDQVLTVRHDRSARIENNDSVDVGKKLLLKAGEEIELVTGSSRLLMKRNGDIVLSGIKILVDATSEAKTTSLAIKLIADAQLQATSPATEVVGDGTLKLSSGGMLSAEAGASATVKGPLVNIKADALVQVGGGLIMIG, from the coding sequence ATGCCGCGCACCATCACGCTGCACTCCGACCTTGGCGAGCGCCTGCTGCTGCACCGCATGCAGGCCAGCGAAGCGCTGGGGCAGCTGTTCGAGTTCCGCATCGACGCCTTGTGCACGGACGCACAGCCCAACCTGCGCGCGCTGCTGGCCACACCGGTCGCCGTGGAGCTGGCCGACGACAACGGCACGCAGCGCTGGTACCACGGCATCGTGGCAACCTGCGCACAGGCCGGCTTCACCGTGATCGACGCGCTTTCCTACACCGTGCTCGAGCTGCATGTGGTCCCGCGGCCATGGTTGCTGACCCAGCGCCGCGATTGCCGCATCTATCAGGACCTGAGCGTTCCGGAGATCGTCACCAGCGTGCTGGGCGAGAGCGGCTACAGCGACATCCAGCAGCAGCTGAGCGCGCAATACCCCAAGCGGGTGTATTGCGTGCAATACCGCGAAGACGACTTCAGCTTCATCAGCCGGCTGCTGGAGCAGGAAGGCATCTATTACTACTTCACGCATGCGCGCAACGCGCACACGCTGGTGCTCTGCGACGCGCTTGGCGCGCATGCGGTACGCAACGGAGTGGACACCCTGCCGTACGTGCCGCCTGAAATGCAACAGCGGCGCATCCTGCGCTCGGTGGTGAGCCAGTGGCGCAGCGCCCGCGCGCTGCATCCCACCCGTCACGCGCTCGCCGACTACGACCCACAGCAGCCGCGTGCCTCACTGGCAGCAGAGGCCGACGCCAGCGGGGACGAGCTGCATCAGGTGGACGCGCTGAACGCATTCGATTATCCGGGTCCGCATGCACTGCAAGCCGACGGCAGCCGCTACGCGCAAGTGCGTACCGAGGCGCTCAACGTGCAGCGTGCCAGCCACCACGCAACCACCAATGCCTGCGGCCTGATGGTCGGTGCGCTGTTCACCCTGCGCGGGCATCCATGCGCTCCGGTCAACCAGCAATATCTGGTGTTGTCGGCACAGACCACGCTGGCCGCGCCGGAGCATGGCGACGAAGCGCCGTTTTCCAGCACCGTGCAGGTGATGGAAAGCCGGCTGCCGTTCCGTAGTCTGCGGCGCACGCCCACCCCCAGCATCGCCGGCCTGCAGACCGCGGTGGTGACCGGCGATACCGACGAAGACATCGTGGTGGATGCGCATGGCCGTGTGCAGGTGACCTTTCACTGGGCCACATCCGCGCGCCCACACGGTGCACCGTCCTGCTGGGTGCGCGTGGCCTCGATGTGGGCGGGCAAGGGCTGGGGCGCGATGAGCCTGCCGCGGGTCGGGCAGGAAGTGGTGGTGAGCTTCCTGGAAGGCGATCCGGACCGCCCGTTGATCGTAGGCAGCGTCTACAACGCCGATCATGCAGTGCCGTTCGCCTTGCCGGACAACAAGACCCAGAGCGGTATGCGTAGCCGCAGCCTGCTCGGCGGCAGCGCGGACTTCAACGAGCTGCGCTTCGACGACAAGGCCGGCCACGAAGAAGTCTATCTGCGCGCGCAACGCGATCTGCGCGAAGAGGTGCTGAACGACCACACCGCCACCGTGACCAACGACCAGGTCCTCACGGTCAGGCACGATCGCAGTGCCCGCATCGAGAACAACGACAGCGTGGATGTGGGCAAGAAGCTGTTGCTCAAGGCCGGCGAAGAGATCGAGCTGGTCACCGGCAGTTCGCGCCTGCTGATGAAGCGCAACGGCGACATCGTGCTCAGCGGCATCAAGATCCTGGTCGATGCGACCTCCGAAGCCAAGACCACCTCGCTGGCGATCAAGTTGATTGCCGATGCACAGCTGCAGGCCACCTCGCCGGCGACCGAAGTGGTGGGCGACGGTACGCTCAAGCTGTCTTCGGGCGGCATGCTCAGCGCCGAAGCCGGCGCGTCTGCCACGGTCAAGGGCCCGCTGGTGAACATCAAGGCCGATGCGCTGGTGCAGGTTGGCGGCGGCCTGATCATGATCGGATGA
- a CDS encoding PAAR domain-containing protein: protein MVTGVVPHVGGPIIGPGAPTVLIGGLPAARIGDSAVCVGPPDSIVVGAPTVIISGQPAARLGDSTAHGGVISLGCFTVLIG, encoded by the coding sequence ATGGTCACCGGGGTGGTGCCGCATGTGGGCGGGCCGATCATCGGGCCTGGCGCACCGACGGTGTTGATCGGTGGCCTGCCGGCCGCGCGCATCGGCGATTCGGCGGTGTGCGTGGGCCCGCCGGACAGCATCGTGGTGGGCGCGCCGACCGTGATCATCAGCGGCCAACCGGCGGCCCGTCTGGGCGACAGCACCGCGCATGGCGGGGTGATCAGCCTGGGCTGCTTTACGGTGTTGATCGGCTGA
- a CDS encoding tetratricopeptide repeat protein, with amino-acid sequence MQAHRAGKLDQAAQAYAQLLNVQPGHAQALHYQGVLLHQQGKSAAAVEAISQALRLAPAQPDACNNLGNVHRECGRLGDAEQCYRRALALEPAHADALANLAAVLEAQRRPEEAFLTYAALLHTYPQSAHGHYLLGLFLRNNAQAAEHLQQSVECLQQACSVAPEHLHAREALGTGLYLLGEHIQAQAVYRAWLARDPGNAVATHMLAACGGAAPPPRAGDTYVRELFDGFADSFDEQLLHNLDYRAPQRLSEALAACLPAPQAALGILDAGCGTGLCAALLRPYAQQLVGVDLSPGMVAKARQRGGYDMLEVAELTAYLQGRPTHWDVIASADTLVYFGALHPVLAAAAAALRPGGVLGFTVEALETAADAVELDASGRYRHSHAHVLAALHSAGLQPIAIALDVLRSERGQPVHGWVVTARTAVQP; translated from the coding sequence ATGCAGGCCCATCGCGCCGGCAAGCTCGACCAGGCCGCGCAGGCGTATGCCCAACTGCTGAACGTGCAGCCCGGCCATGCGCAGGCGTTGCATTACCAGGGCGTGTTGCTGCATCAGCAAGGCAAGAGCGCAGCGGCGGTGGAGGCCATCAGCCAGGCCTTGCGGCTGGCGCCTGCGCAGCCGGATGCCTGCAACAACCTGGGCAACGTGCATCGCGAATGCGGCCGGCTGGGCGATGCCGAACAGTGTTATCGCCGTGCGCTTGCGCTGGAACCGGCGCATGCCGATGCGCTGGCCAATCTGGCCGCCGTGCTCGAAGCGCAGCGCCGCCCGGAGGAAGCCTTCCTGACCTACGCTGCGTTGCTGCACACCTATCCCCAATCGGCGCACGGGCACTACCTGCTCGGCTTGTTCCTGCGCAACAACGCGCAAGCCGCCGAGCACCTGCAGCAATCGGTGGAATGCCTGCAGCAGGCCTGCAGCGTGGCGCCGGAGCACCTGCATGCGCGCGAGGCCCTGGGCACCGGTCTGTACTTGCTGGGCGAACACATCCAGGCGCAGGCGGTCTACCGTGCATGGCTGGCGCGCGACCCGGGCAATGCCGTGGCCACGCACATGCTGGCAGCCTGCGGTGGCGCCGCACCGCCGCCGCGTGCAGGCGACACCTATGTGCGCGAGCTGTTCGACGGCTTCGCCGACAGCTTCGACGAGCAATTGCTGCACAACCTGGACTACCGCGCGCCGCAGCGGCTGAGCGAGGCGCTGGCCGCGTGTCTGCCCGCGCCGCAGGCTGCGCTCGGCATCCTGGATGCAGGCTGCGGTACCGGGCTGTGCGCAGCGTTGCTGCGCCCGTATGCGCAGCAGTTGGTCGGGGTGGACCTGTCGCCGGGCATGGTGGCCAAGGCACGGCAGCGCGGCGGCTACGACATGCTGGAAGTTGCCGAACTCACCGCCTACCTGCAAGGCCGGCCGACGCACTGGGACGTCATCGCCTCGGCAGACACGCTGGTGTACTTCGGTGCGCTGCACCCGGTGCTTGCCGCCGCAGCCGCAGCGCTGCGGCCGGGCGGCGTGCTGGGCTTTACCGTCGAAGCCCTGGAGACCGCCGCCGATGCGGTGGAACTGGATGCCAGCGGCCGCTACCGGCATAGCCATGCGCATGTGCTGGCCGCGCTGCACAGCGCCGGCCTGCAGCCGATTGCCATCGCGCTGGATGTGCTGCGCAGCGAGCGCGGACAGCCGGTGCATGGCTGGGTCGTGACCGCACGCACAGCTGTACAGCCCTGA
- the tagH gene encoding type VI secretion system-associated FHA domain protein TagH, giving the protein MSSSQLILTVGGVHAAQFGASAQKRFAGSGGSIGRSDESDWVLAAPGVSRTHAVVRFLNGMYFIEDRSTNGMSLNGVALTRADPCALSDGDRLQLDSFEIQVQVHSPGAAPDLAAALDPLPDAMDDRTQVAPPPSPMRTATPAHAFDLLDFGAPLAAHPVTDDPLEGLLLGSTPRELDPLRLLDPLPAPAPSVGSSAWNHSNASHDHFRPPGNGEARATLPENWDLTMGDFAPPASTVPAPPVAALALQRSGSAPASTLAVPPELERIFTIVVDGVMDVLRARAEIKNTFRLPVTVIQRSENNPLKFAATAEDALQKLLAPPSASFLSGVPAFEDAFDDIRCHQMAMLAGMRAAFDAMLFHFSPDRLEQEADAGGKRLSFGGKGRYWERYRDNFEQLRGDPDDCFRRLFGDEFARAYEAQLARLKSARRQPAAR; this is encoded by the coding sequence GTGTCCAGTTCGCAGTTGATTCTCACCGTCGGCGGCGTGCATGCCGCGCAATTCGGGGCCAGCGCGCAAAAGCGCTTTGCCGGCAGTGGTGGAAGCATTGGCCGTTCCGATGAAAGCGATTGGGTGCTGGCGGCGCCAGGCGTCTCGCGCACGCATGCGGTGGTGCGCTTCCTCAATGGCATGTACTTCATCGAAGACCGCAGCACCAATGGCATGTCGCTCAACGGCGTGGCGCTCACGCGTGCCGATCCTTGCGCGTTGAGCGATGGCGATCGCCTGCAACTGGACAGTTTTGAAATCCAGGTGCAGGTGCACTCCCCGGGCGCCGCGCCGGACCTCGCAGCTGCGTTGGATCCGCTGCCGGACGCCATGGACGACCGCACCCAGGTCGCGCCACCGCCATCGCCGATGCGCACCGCCACGCCTGCGCACGCGTTCGACCTGCTGGACTTCGGTGCGCCGCTTGCTGCGCATCCTGTCACCGACGACCCGTTGGAAGGCCTGCTGCTCGGCAGCACGCCACGCGAGCTCGATCCATTGCGGCTGCTCGACCCGTTACCGGCTCCAGCACCGAGCGTGGGGTCCAGCGCATGGAATCACAGCAACGCCAGTCACGATCACTTCCGTCCGCCTGGCAACGGTGAGGCGCGCGCCACGCTACCGGAGAACTGGGACCTGACGATGGGCGACTTTGCGCCGCCCGCGTCGACGGTCCCTGCGCCACCCGTGGCAGCGTTGGCCTTGCAGAGATCAGGCAGCGCGCCGGCATCGACGCTGGCCGTGCCACCGGAGCTGGAGCGCATCTTCACCATCGTGGTGGATGGCGTCATGGACGTGCTGCGCGCACGCGCCGAGATCAAGAACACCTTTCGCTTGCCGGTGACGGTGATACAGCGCTCGGAGAACAACCCGCTCAAGTTCGCCGCCACCGCCGAAGACGCGCTGCAGAAACTGCTGGCCCCGCCAAGCGCTTCATTTCTGTCCGGTGTGCCTGCCTTCGAGGACGCCTTCGACGACATCCGCTGCCACCAGATGGCGATGCTGGCGGGCATGCGCGCCGCCTTCGACGCGATGCTGTTCCACTTCAGCCCCGACCGTCTGGAACAGGAGGCCGACGCCGGCGGCAAGCGCCTGAGCTTCGGCGGCAAGGGCCGTTACTGGGAGCGTTACCGCGACAACTTCGAACAACTGCGCGGCGATCCGGACGACTGCTTCCGCCGCCTGTTCGGCGACGAGTTCGCCCGCGCCTACGAAGCCCAGCTGGCGCGCCTGAAGTCGGCACGGCGGCAGCCCGCCGCGCGCTGA
- a CDS encoding aldo/keto reductase family oxidoreductase, with protein sequence MNSTARLGGSFTLPGTTLSLQRMGYGTMQLPGPHVWGPPRDKAAALSVLREAVTLGANHIDTAEFYGPHVSNALIREALHPYDDDLVIVTKIGVSRGSDGSWNGDASPESLRRQVHENLASLGLEALDVVNLRLGAPMQTDERSIAEPVACLAALQREGLVRHIGLSNVTPRQVAQAQALTNIVCVQNHYNLVRRDDDALIDSLAQQGIAYVPFFPLGGFSPLQSDRLSGVAKEVGATSKQVALAWLLQRSPNILAIAGTSSVPHLWENFAASALTLSAEQVATLDGIATEVGSSH encoded by the coding sequence ATGAACAGCACTGCGCGTCTTGGTGGAAGCTTCACCCTGCCCGGCACCACCCTCAGCCTGCAACGGATGGGATACGGCACCATGCAATTGCCTGGGCCCCATGTCTGGGGTCCGCCGCGCGACAAGGCTGCGGCGTTGTCGGTGCTGCGCGAGGCCGTCACACTGGGCGCCAATCACATCGATACCGCCGAGTTTTACGGGCCGCATGTGTCCAATGCGCTGATCCGCGAAGCGCTGCATCCCTATGACGACGACCTGGTGATCGTCACCAAGATCGGCGTCAGCCGCGGAAGCGACGGCTCCTGGAATGGCGACGCCTCGCCCGAGAGTCTGAGGCGACAAGTGCATGAAAACCTCGCGAGTCTGGGGCTGGAGGCGCTCGATGTCGTCAACCTGCGGCTGGGTGCACCGATGCAGACCGACGAGCGCTCGATCGCCGAGCCGGTGGCGTGCCTGGCAGCGTTGCAACGTGAAGGTCTTGTCCGCCATATCGGCCTGAGCAATGTCACTCCACGGCAGGTCGCGCAGGCGCAGGCGCTGACCAACATCGTCTGTGTGCAGAACCACTACAACCTGGTCAGACGCGACGATGACGCCTTGATCGATTCACTCGCGCAACAGGGCATCGCCTATGTCCCGTTTTTCCCGCTGGGCGGCTTTTCGCCGCTGCAATCGGACCGACTGTCGGGCGTTGCCAAGGAGGTCGGCGCAACCTCGAAACAGGTGGCGCTTGCCTGGTTGCTGCAGCGCTCGCCCAACATCCTGGCGATCGCCGGAACCTCCTCGGTGCCGCATCTATGGGAGAACTTCGCCGCGTCCGCGCTGACCCTGTCCGCAGAGCAGGTGGCAACGCTGGACGGTATTGCCACCGAAGTCGGTTCCTCGCACTGA
- a CDS encoding LysR family transcriptional regulator, with the protein MDAFVRVARAGGFREAAKSAGQSASNFSDAIKRMESWLGVRLFNRTTRSVVLTDAGKALLARIEPALIELDGAKEVMSAFRDTPTGTLRLNVPVSAACLVLPRILPPFLAAYPDITVEILTEESFVDVIAAGCDAGIRYGERLQQDMVAIPIGPRVQRSATAAAPGYLDRRGRPTHPRELVGHDCIRGRFPSGVIAEWEFERNGEVVTIVPRGQLLVEIGGGIELAIQSAVAGSGIVHLFEQWLQPHLDAGALEPVLRPWWQPFQGPYLYYPNRNLTPPALRAFIEFVKQLPD; encoded by the coding sequence ATGGATGCATTCGTGCGCGTGGCGCGGGCAGGCGGTTTCCGGGAAGCGGCCAAAAGCGCGGGCCAGAGTGCGTCCAACTTCAGCGATGCGATCAAGCGCATGGAGTCCTGGCTCGGCGTGCGGCTGTTCAACCGCACCACGCGCAGCGTCGTGCTGACCGATGCAGGCAAGGCACTGCTGGCCCGCATCGAGCCCGCATTGATCGAACTCGATGGCGCCAAGGAAGTCATGAGCGCGTTCCGCGACACGCCGACAGGAACACTGCGGTTGAACGTGCCGGTCAGCGCGGCCTGTCTGGTGCTGCCACGGATCCTGCCGCCGTTCCTGGCGGCCTATCCGGATATCACCGTGGAGATCCTGACCGAAGAGAGTTTCGTCGACGTCATCGCCGCAGGCTGCGACGCCGGCATCCGCTACGGCGAGCGGCTGCAGCAGGACATGGTGGCCATCCCGATCGGCCCACGTGTGCAGCGCAGCGCAACGGCGGCCGCGCCCGGCTACCTGGATCGGCGCGGCCGGCCGACGCATCCCCGGGAGCTGGTCGGCCACGACTGCATCCGTGGCCGCTTTCCAAGCGGCGTGATCGCCGAATGGGAATTCGAGCGCAACGGCGAAGTGGTCACCATCGTTCCGCGCGGGCAACTGCTGGTGGAGATCGGCGGGGGAATCGAGCTCGCCATTCAATCGGCGGTGGCCGGAAGCGGGATCGTCCACCTGTTCGAGCAATGGCTTCAGCCGCACCTGGATGCGGGCGCGCTCGAACCGGTGCTGCGTCCCTGGTGGCAGCCGTTCCAGGGGCCGTACCTGTACTACCCCAACCGCAACCTCACGCCACCGGCGCTGCGGGCCTTCATCGAATTCGTCAAGCAGTTGCCGGACTGA
- a CDS encoding serine/threonine-protein kinase → MAGGAAVSVAATAWQRLEALFHQACQLPAHEREAFARAQAGDDAVLRDELLAMLAVESQATLRVRAPLKQAAAALRAPLPELPAGTRFGAWAIDRLIGAGGMGQVYLGHRADGAYEREVAIKLVAADALDVQGRALFEFECRLLAQMVHPAIAQIHDVGTDAQGRPYLVMEYLRGEPITWWCDAQRLSLHARVLLMLRVSEAVQHAHQKGVIHRDLKPSNVLVSEIDGRPMPGVIDFGIAVDAANPGVTSAHGRGTPGYMSPEQARGVQQVDARSDIYALGAMFYELSCGLVPVAGRDGLPQPPSQRVASVPAQAQARICAARATTHARLQQQLRDGLDAIVLRALAPEPVARYASVSALLDDLHRWLDGYPPRALRAGRLLRLRKFTQRHRSGVLAGGLVAMAVVAGLGATLWSLQQAARDAQRARVTGDFMTSVLSSVDPAIARDLDKTLMLRVLEQASQRAAHELASQPDARTDVEKTLGGTLIALADFPQAVQHLRTAHALAQQSMGAGSEPALKTASMLGQALRGAGQRDEAAQVLRRGIAQAERGDLQHQAIGNEMRAWLGWTLREQGRMGEAMTESRRAYVAALANPATSADQRINAGTVYAALLADVGQLLPAIALQRSLLRERIALHGAEHPLVLSMRNSLSVYLLMQRDFAGAQAELAPLLQITRKLYGDNAMDTLMVEGNLAGALRQQGKLAEAGPHYRAAFERARAALGEDAPTTITMRSNHAFWLLDAGQAAASLAEQRAALATSLRVLGRAHPQTAEILRGMSEAERTLGQTAAARAHAQQAVQVLTGIFGDAQEPLRAARQTLALAEPAASSVETTTSVARR, encoded by the coding sequence GTGGCTGGCGGCGCAGCTGTGAGCGTGGCGGCCACTGCCTGGCAGCGGCTGGAAGCGCTGTTCCATCAGGCCTGTCAGCTGCCAGCGCACGAGCGCGAGGCCTTTGCGCGTGCGCAGGCCGGTGACGATGCGGTGTTGCGCGATGAATTGCTGGCGATGCTGGCGGTGGAATCGCAGGCCACGCTGCGCGTGCGTGCGCCGCTGAAACAGGCCGCCGCCGCATTGCGCGCGCCCTTGCCGGAACTGCCGGCCGGTACGCGTTTTGGTGCATGGGCGATCGACCGCCTGATCGGTGCCGGCGGTATGGGCCAAGTGTATCTGGGCCATCGCGCCGACGGTGCCTACGAGCGCGAAGTGGCGATCAAGCTGGTGGCCGCCGATGCGCTGGATGTGCAGGGCCGTGCGTTGTTCGAGTTCGAATGCCGGCTGCTCGCGCAGATGGTGCACCCGGCCATCGCGCAGATCCACGATGTGGGCACCGACGCCCAGGGCCGGCCCTACCTGGTGATGGAGTACCTGCGCGGCGAGCCGATCACCTGGTGGTGCGATGCGCAGCGGTTGTCGTTGCATGCGCGCGTGTTGCTGATGCTGCGGGTGAGCGAGGCGGTGCAGCACGCGCATCAGAAAGGCGTGATCCATCGCGACCTCAAGCCCAGCAACGTGCTGGTCAGCGAGATCGATGGGCGGCCGATGCCGGGGGTGATCGACTTCGGCATCGCCGTCGATGCCGCCAACCCCGGCGTGACCTCGGCGCACGGGCGCGGCACGCCCGGCTACATGAGCCCGGAGCAGGCGCGCGGCGTGCAGCAGGTGGACGCGCGCAGCGACATTTACGCACTGGGGGCGATGTTCTATGAACTGAGCTGCGGGCTGGTACCGGTGGCCGGACGCGACGGGCTGCCGCAGCCGCCATCGCAGCGCGTGGCATCGGTGCCGGCGCAGGCGCAGGCGCGCATCTGCGCGGCGCGCGCGACCACCCATGCGCGTCTGCAGCAGCAACTGCGCGATGGCCTCGATGCGATCGTGTTGCGCGCCCTGGCGCCGGAGCCGGTGGCGCGCTACGCCTCGGTGTCGGCGCTGCTGGACGACCTGCACCGCTGGCTCGATGGCTACCCGCCGCGGGCGCTGCGCGCTGGCCGGCTATTGCGGCTGCGCAAGTTCACCCAGCGCCATCGCAGTGGCGTGCTGGCCGGTGGGTTGGTGGCGATGGCCGTGGTCGCCGGCCTGGGCGCCACGCTGTGGTCGCTGCAGCAGGCCGCACGCGATGCGCAACGTGCGCGCGTCACCGGCGATTTCATGACCTCGGTGCTGTCCAGCGTGGACCCGGCGATCGCCAGGGATCTGGACAAGACCCTGATGCTGCGTGTGCTGGAGCAGGCCTCGCAGCGCGCCGCGCACGAACTGGCCAGCCAGCCCGATGCGCGCACCGATGTGGAAAAGACATTGGGCGGTACCTTGATCGCGCTGGCCGATTTTCCGCAGGCGGTGCAGCATCTGCGCACCGCCCATGCACTGGCACAGCAGAGCATGGGCGCGGGCAGCGAACCGGCGTTGAAGACGGCTTCCATGCTCGGCCAGGCACTGCGCGGTGCAGGCCAGCGCGACGAAGCGGCGCAGGTGCTGCGTCGGGGCATTGCGCAGGCCGAGCGCGGCGATCTGCAACATCAGGCCATCGGCAATGAAATGCGCGCCTGGCTGGGCTGGACGCTGCGCGAGCAGGGCCGCATGGGCGAGGCGATGACCGAGAGCCGGCGCGCCTATGTGGCGGCGCTGGCCAACCCCGCGACCAGCGCGGATCAGCGCATCAATGCGGGCACCGTCTATGCCGCCCTGCTGGCCGACGTCGGCCAGCTGCTCCCGGCCATCGCCTTGCAGCGCAGCCTTCTGCGCGAGCGCATCGCCCTGCACGGGGCCGAGCATCCGCTGGTGCTGTCGATGCGCAACAGCCTGTCGGTGTATCTGTTGATGCAACGCGATTTTGCCGGCGCCCAGGCCGAACTTGCGCCGCTGCTGCAGATCACCCGCAAGCTCTATGGCGACAACGCCATGGATACCCTGATGGTGGAAGGCAACCTAGCCGGCGCGCTGCGTCAGCAGGGCAAGCTGGCCGAGGCCGGCCCGCACTATCGTGCCGCGTTCGAGCGCGCGCGCGCCGCGCTCGGCGAGGACGCACCCACCACCATCACCATGCGCAGCAATCACGCGTTCTGGCTGCTGGATGCCGGGCAGGCTGCGGCATCGCTGGCCGAACAGCGTGCCGCATTGGCCACCAGCTTGCGCGTGCTGGGCCGCGCGCATCCGCAGACCGCCGAGATCCTGCGCGGCATGTCCGAGGCCGAGCGCACGCTCGGCCAGACCGCCGCCGCGCGCGCGCATGCGCAGCAGGCGGTGCAGGTGCTCACCGGCATCTTTGGCGATGCCCAAGAGCCGTTGCGTGCGGCACGGCAGACCCTGGCGCTGGCGGAGCCAGCCGCATCCAGCGTAGAGACGACAACGTCGGTGGCGCGGCGCTGA